In Henningerozyma blattae CBS 6284 chromosome 7, complete genome, a single genomic region encodes these proteins:
- the ECM9 gene encoding Ecm9p (similar to Saccharomyces cerevisiae ECM9 (YKR004C); ancestral locus Anc_2.514) produces MCDNLPLCEQFFNIIGKDYEDNIEVRFSFSPDQQNVKDNIFISESKNLAEIICFKSTLAKLFIESHTFFEKYLKNNNELIGSLQCFYCTIGMLVTAPSHQTILNIHEKILRNLMVILPEQEKSILFQQEVNFCERILSSTSNRLNKSSIFWLYYKKLFIIYCHNFPHLDFSFARTIIKSAELHLSNYYCWNTARWYFDIVAIEGKTDLFNKALEYSISHVSDISSWDFLTYVTRQIYSTDKNISFFNESCRLQNNMNLSRNYFQFNFEKISAPNLGEISEKVFHLIDYCGISSLPPFLFLLNLNQLYNNIFTEKKKNSWKNDISIFEEKFGSITLGYIHQGSNTPLDPILSYSNVKYKKYILSKI; encoded by the exons ATGTGTGATAACTTACCACTCTGCgaacaattttttaatataattggaAAAGACTATGAAGATAATATAGAAGTACGCTTTTCCTTTTCTCCAGATCAGCAAAATGttaaagataatatttttatttctgaATCGAAGAATCTGGCAGAGATAATTTGTTTCAAATCTACCTTGGCAAagttatttattgaatctCATACTTTTTttgagaaatatttaaaaaataata atgaattaattgGTAGTTTACAGTGCTTTTATTGTACAATTGGGATGTTAGTGACTGCACCTTCTCATCAAACAATTTTAAACATtcatgaaaaaattttaagaaaCTTAATGGTTATCTTACcagaacaagaaaaatcaatattatttcagCAAGAAGTGAATTTCTGTGAACGAATTTTATCATCTACATCAAATCGTTTGAATAAATCGTCTATATTTTGgttatattataaaaaattatttataatatattgtcATAACTTTCCTCATTtagatttttcatttgcaAGAACGATAATTAAATCAGCAGAACTTCATCtatcaaattattactGTTGGAATACTGCTAGATGGTATTTTGATATAGTTGCCATTGAAGGAAAAACCGatctttttaataaagcattggaatattcaatttcaCATGTAAGTGATATTTCATCATGGGATTTTCTAACTTATGTTACACGGCAAATTTATTCAacagataaaaatatttcatttttcaatgaatCATGTagattacaaaataatatgaatttatctagaaattattttcaatttaattttgaaaaaatttcagcCCCTAATCTCGGTGAAATATCTGAGAAAGTCTTTCATTTGATTGACTATTGCGGGATATCATCCTTACCAccattcttatttttattaaatttgaatcaattatataataacatttttacagagaaaaaaaaaaattcctggaaaaatgatattagtatctttgaagaaaaattcgGTTCTATTACTCTTGGCTACATTCATCAAGGAAGTAATACTCCTTTGGATCCTATCTTATCGTATTCAAATGTAAAGtataaaaagtatattttatcaaaaatcTAA
- the TBLA0G00750 gene encoding OSBP family protein (similar to Saccharomyces cerevisiae OSH7 (YHR001W) and OSH6 (YKR003W); ancestral locus Anc_2.513) — MALGKFMGKSDSGLSESSHTSLSSHSQKASPAPVDTDDIDENDEAGQNIILGIIAQLKPGSDLSRITLPTFILEKKSMLERITNQLAFPEIVLAAHDEPDSLKRFIKVVQWYLAGWHIAPKAVKKPLNPVLGEHFTCYWDLPNKQQAFYVSEQTSHHPPESSYFYMIPESHIRVDGVAIPKSKFLGNSSAAMMAGNTVLTFLDIKDPKGKPEKYTLTQPNMYVRGILFGKMRIELGDHMIIKSPEYQADIEFKTKGFISGTYDAIEGTISDYKGKNYYQISGKWNDIMYIKDLRDKSAKKTVLFDCSKHKPSKPLVRPLNEQGEYESRRLWRKVTDALAVSNHVVATDEKFKIEENQRNLAKKRLDDGVEFKPKLFRRVKPGHDLDYYIYKHIPENGTSEEQIRSILEIAPILPGQNFTEQFEIPAFEKLEIQKKELSRGL, encoded by the coding sequence ATGGCATTAGGAAAGTTTATGGGTAAATCTGACTCTGGCTTGTCAGAATCCTCACAtacatcattatcatcacaTTCTCAAAAAGCATCTCCAGCGCCAGTAGATACTGACGACATCGATGAAAATGACGAAGCAGGccaaaatattatcttaGGTATCATTGCTCAATTAAAACCTGGTAGTGATCTTTCTAGAATTACTCTTCCTACATTtatattggaaaaaaaatcaatgtTAGAAAGAATTACAAATCAATTAGCATTCCCAGAGATTGTTCTTGCAGCTCATGATGAACCTGATTCAttaaaaagatttattaaagttgTACAATGGTATTTGGCAGGGTGGCATATTGCCCCCAAAGCGGTTAAAAAACCTTTAAACCCTGTTCTAGGTGAACATTTCACATGCTACTGGGATTTACCTAATAAGCAACAAGCATTCTATGTTTCAGAACAAACAAGCCATCATCCACCTGAATCATCATACTTTTATATGATTCCTGAATCACATATCCGTGTTGATGGTGTTGCTATTcctaaatcaaaatttttagGTAATTCCTCAGCTGCAATGATGGCTGGTAACACAGTTTTAACATTCCTTGATATTAAAGATCCAAAGGGTAAACCAGAAAAATATACTTTAACTCAACCAAATATGTACGTTAGAGGGATTCTTTTTGGTAAGATGAGAATTGAATTAGGTGATCATATGATTATTAAAAGTCCAGAATATCAAGCagatattgaatttaaaaccAAAGGCTTTATTTCTGGTACATACGATGCTATTGAAGGCACTATTAGTGATTATAAAggtaaaaattattatcaaatttcCGGTAAATGGAATGATATAATGTATATTAAGGATTTAAGGGATAAATCTGCTAAAAAGACAGTCTTGTTTGATTGTAGCAAACATAAACCAAGTAAGCCACTAGTTAGACCATTAAACGAACAAGGTGAATATGAATCAAGAAGATTATGGAGGAAAGTCACAGATGCATTAGCCGTTAGTAATCATGTGGTTGCAACTGATgaaaagtttaaaattgaagaaaatcaaAGAAATCTAGCAAAGAAAAGATTGGACGATGGTGTTGAATTTAAACctaaattatttagaagAGTAAAACCAGGCCATGATTTggattattatatttataaacatATCCCAGAAAATGGTACTTCAGAAGAACAAATTAGAAGTATATTAGAAATTGCACCAATATTACCAGGTCAAAATTTCACTGAACAATTCGAGATTCCTGCATTTGAGAAActtgaaattcaaaaaaaagaacttTCAAGAGGTCTGTAA
- the PAP1 gene encoding polynucleotide adenylyltransferase PAP1 (similar to Saccharomyces cerevisiae PAP1 (YKR002W); ancestral locus Anc_2.512): MNYQKIYGITGPVSTVGPTAAENKLNDELIQELKKENSFETELETEKRVNILKTLQKLTEEFVYRVSKKKNMSDGMARDSGGKVFTFGSYRLGVHGPGSDIDTLIVVPKHVSRDDFFTIFAELLRGREEIEEIAPVPDAFVPIIKTQFSGISIDLLCARLDLAQIPLSLTLSDKNLLRNLDEKDLRAINGTRVTDEILELVPKPNVFRIALRAVKIWAPRRAIYANVFGFPGGVAWAMLVARICQLYPNACSAVILNRFFKILLEWKWPQPVVLKPIEDGPLQVRVWNPKIYAQDRSHRMPVITPAYPSMCATHNITDSTKKVILQEFERGVQVTNDIFTNKKTWADLFKKHEFFHKYKFYLTVVASTRGSTEQHLKWSGFVESKLRLLVLKLETLAGIKLAHPYIKPFETTYNYTSDEECKEIMENHGTYKKEDSIKKYIKPSDEESTSEDPEDTKQFHITTMYIGLDVNVESKKEKIDIHVPCNEFFNICRNFSEEFQNSEVFSLIIKYLKLYDLPNEVYDEGETRPVKKKSKRKKHEKEHSNDSIKRPKSTHTTNDSTLNNIPETPASSTN; encoded by the coding sequence atgaattatcaaaaaatatatggtATCACTGGTCCGGTTTCAACAGTAGGCCCAACTGCTGCAGAAAATAAActtaatgatgaattaatcCAAGAgttaaagaaagaaaattcttttgaaaCGGAATTAGAGACAGAAAAAAgagtaaatattttaaagacTCTTCAGAAATTAACAGAGGAATTTGTTTATAGAGtatctaaaaaaaagaacatGTCTGATGGTATGGCTCGAGATAGTGGTGGTAAAGTTTTTACATTTGGTTCATATCGTCTTGGTGTTCATGGACCGGGTAGTGATATTGATACTCTCATAGTAGTTCCAAAACATGTCTCACGAgatgatttttttacaaTCTTTGCTGAATTATTAAGGGGACGAGAAGaaatagaagaaatagCACCTGTTCCAGATGCCTTTGTTCCAATTATCAAGACTCAGTTTAGTGGGATCTCAATTGATTTACTTTGTGCTCGTCTTGATCTTGCACAAATCCCATTATCATTAACATTAAGTGATAAAAATTTGCTTAGAAACTTAGATGAAAAGGACTTGAGAGCAATTAATGGTACTAGAGTTACTGACGAAATTTTGGAACTAGTACCGAAACCCAATGTATTTCGCATAGCTCTAAGAGCTGTAAAAATCTGGGCACCTAGAAGAGCAATATATGCCAATGTTTTTGGGTTCCCAGGTGGGGTTGCTTGGGCAATGCTTGTAGCAAGAATTTGCCAATTATATCCTAATGCATGTAGTGCTGTCATTTTGAAtagattctttaaaattctGCTTGAATGGAAATGGCCTCAACCAGTGGTTTTGAAACCTATTGAAGATGGCCCCTTACAAGTTCGTGTTTGGAATCCAAAGATATATGCCCAAGATAGGTCTCATAGAATGCCTGTCATTACACCTGCCTATCCATCCATGTGTGCTACTCATAATATTACAGACTCGACCAAAAAAGTCATTTTACAGGAATTTGAAAGAGGGGTACAAGTTActaatgatattttcaCCAATAAAAAGACTTGGGCTGATCTATTTAAGAAACATGAATTTTTccataaatataaattttatttaaccGTTGTTGCATCAACAAGAGGATCTACTGAACAACATTTAAAATGGAGTGGGTTCGTGGAAAGTAAACTGAGACTTTTAGTTCTTAAATTGGAAACCTTAGCAGGAATTAAATTAGCTCATCCATATATTAAACCGTTTGAAACTACATATAACTATACTTCCGACGAAGAATGTAAAGAAATAATGGAAAATCACGGTACTTATAAAAAGGAAGATTCTatcaagaaatatattaaacCATCTGACGAGGAATCCACTTCTGAGGATCCTGAAGATACTAAACAATTCCATATCACGACCATGTATATTGGGTTAGATGTTAACGTCGAAAgtaaaaaagagaaaatcGATATTCATGTCCCTTgtaatgaatttttcaacataTGCAGAAATTTCAGTgaagaatttcaaaattctGAAGTGTTTTCCttaattatcaaatatttaaaattgtatGATTTACCAAATGAGGTTTATGACGAAGGTGAAACAAGGCCTGTCAAGAAGAAGAGTAAACGAAAGAAACATGAAAAAGAACACTCTAATGATAGTATCAAAAGACCTAAATCAACGCATACCACAAATGATTCTACCTTGAACAACATTCCAGAAACCCCAGCTTCAAGTACAAATTGA
- the ATP16 gene encoding F1F0 ATP synthase subunit delta (similar to Saccharomyces cerevisiae ATP16 (YDL004W); ancestral locus Anc_3.213), producing the protein MLRSIIPTSRCSSISIVSKRFLAAAATTTPTSGNTLKFQFALPHEVLVDGKTVKQVNLPVRSGQIGILANHVPITEQLDPGLIEVFEEGQNDPTKYFVSGGFASMQPDSTLCVTSVEAFPLESFSKDKISSLLAEAKKISESKEGKEAAEAAIQVEVLQKLQSALK; encoded by the coding sequence ATGTTACGCAGTATAATTCCCACTTCTCGCTGTTCTTCCATATCTATTGTCTCTAAGAGATTCTTAGCTGCTGCTGCAACTACTACCCCTACCTCGGGCAACAccttaaaatttcaatttgcTCTACCTCATGAAGTCTTGGTCGATGGAAAGACTGTTAAACAGGTGAATTTACCAGTCAGATCTGGTCAAATTGGTATCTTAGCAAACCACGTCCCAATTACTGAGCAACTAGATCCAGGTTTGATCGAGGTGTTTGAAGAAGGTCAAAATGACCCAACAAAATACTTCGTTTCAGGGGGATTTGCATCAATGCAGCCAGATTCTACACTATGTGTTACTAGTGTTGAAGCATTTCCATTAGAAAGTTTCTCAAAAGACAAGATTTCCTCGTTACTTGCTGAAGCAAAGAAAATTTCTGAATCCAAAGAGGGTAAGGAAGCTGCAGAAGCTGCAATTCAAGTTGAAGTTCTCCAAAAGTTGCAAAGTGCATTAAAATAG